A genomic segment from Bos taurus isolate L1 Dominette 01449 registration number 42190680 breed Hereford chromosome 1, ARS-UCD2.0, whole genome shotgun sequence encodes:
- the LNP1 gene encoding leukemia NUP98 fusion partner 1 isoform X4 has protein sequence MEHKDDDDDDDVSFAKWMSSFWGHSWIEEDERGLRDRRGSQDASYRKSSLPCPTGPTDQEDEISVQHEIRLFPVLPRMMSSASHPRRDLRAERREMRENAGFWK, from the exons ATGGAGcacaaagatgatgatgatgatgatgatgtgtcTTTTGCCAAATGGATGAGCAGCTTCTGGGGTCACAGCTGGATAGAGGAGGATGAGCGAGGACTCCGGGACCGCCGTGGATCACAAGACGCCAGTTACAGGAAAagctccctgccctgccca ACAGGTCCTACTGATCAAGAAGATGAAATTTCAGTTCAACATGAGATTCGTTTG TTTCCTGTACTTCCCAGAATGATGTCGTCTGCCAGCCATCCTAGAAG GGACCTGAGagcagaaaggagagaaatgagaGAGAACGCCGGTTTTTGGAAGTGA
- the LNP1 gene encoding leukemia NUP98 fusion partner 1 isoform X1 — MEHKDDDDDDDVSFAKWMSSFWGHSWIEEDERGLRDRRGSQDASYRKSSLPCPTGPTDQEDEISVQHEIRLFPVLPRMMSSASHPRRYSYEDQGFRCHTQVRDHRKCSGDGSFKEPLESKGRSHSKIQSFSDSFEQQLCFRTKRSVSLGPESRKERNERERRFLEVRSCKKVEEKRSSRKEEHGEAYLPTLSEKALK, encoded by the exons ATGGAGcacaaagatgatgatgatgatgatgatgtgtcTTTTGCCAAATGGATGAGCAGCTTCTGGGGTCACAGCTGGATAGAGGAGGATGAGCGAGGACTCCGGGACCGCCGTGGATCACAAGACGCCAGTTACAGGAAAagctccctgccctgccca ACAGGTCCTACTGATCAAGAAGATGAAATTTCAGTTCAACATGAGATTCGTTTG TTTCCTGTACTTCCCAGAATGATGTCGTCTGCCAGCCATCCTAGAAGGTATTCTTATGAGGACCAGGGATTTCGATGCCACACTCAAGTGCGGGATCACAGAAAGTGCTCAGGGGATGGGTCATTCAAGGAGCCATTGGAATCAAAAGGAAGATCCCATTCCAAAATTCAGTCATTTTCAGACTCCTTTGAACAGCAACTGTGCTTTAGAACCAAACGTTCCGTCTCTTTG GGACCTGAGagcagaaaggagagaaatgagaGAGAACGCCGGTTTTTGGAAGTGAGGTCTTGCAAGAAAGTGGAGGAAAAAAGGAGCTCTAGGAAGGAAGAGCATGGAGAAGCGTACCTGCCCACCCTGTCTGAAAAAGCGCTCAAATAA
- the LNP1 gene encoding leukemia NUP98 fusion partner 1 isoform X2, translating to MEHKDDDDDDDVSFAKWMSSFWGHSWIEEDERGLRDRRGSQDASYRKSSLPCPFPVLPRMMSSASHPRRYSYEDQGFRCHTQVRDHRKCSGDGSFKEPLESKGRSHSKIQSFSDSFEQQLCFRTKRSVSLGPESRKERNERERRFLEVRSCKKVEEKRSSRKEEHGEAYLPTLSEKALK from the exons ATGGAGcacaaagatgatgatgatgatgatgatgtgtcTTTTGCCAAATGGATGAGCAGCTTCTGGGGTCACAGCTGGATAGAGGAGGATGAGCGAGGACTCCGGGACCGCCGTGGATCACAAGACGCCAGTTACAGGAAAagctccctgccctgccca TTTCCTGTACTTCCCAGAATGATGTCGTCTGCCAGCCATCCTAGAAGGTATTCTTATGAGGACCAGGGATTTCGATGCCACACTCAAGTGCGGGATCACAGAAAGTGCTCAGGGGATGGGTCATTCAAGGAGCCATTGGAATCAAAAGGAAGATCCCATTCCAAAATTCAGTCATTTTCAGACTCCTTTGAACAGCAACTGTGCTTTAGAACCAAACGTTCCGTCTCTTTG GGACCTGAGagcagaaaggagagaaatgagaGAGAACGCCGGTTTTTGGAAGTGAGGTCTTGCAAGAAAGTGGAGGAAAAAAGGAGCTCTAGGAAGGAAGAGCATGGAGAAGCGTACCTGCCCACCCTGTCTGAAAAAGCGCTCAAATAA